In Cucurbita pepo subsp. pepo cultivar mu-cu-16 chromosome LG04, ASM280686v2, whole genome shotgun sequence, the following are encoded in one genomic region:
- the LOC111793202 gene encoding plant intracellular Ras-group-related LRR protein 9-like, with the protein MAMDPNPKRFPILSYVLARIPSLSPRSPRTETDIEQPASPMSRNAPHHSPHPSSSSPRIVDHMPHLSDPKLLASMTSAISDVAKTRSVLKNLGERPDHEAVDTAKAKLADVESKLSAKLQEIVLSSRPADVELLEWRAHLPQQENECREAADKEKQVYKAIVQLDAMHEAYEKMLKEAEERLVKIYESAERKLPEEQRLDPVNEEVNEDVARILQEANEKQIDRVSLSGRRLRFLPEEFGRIRGLVVLDISCNQLKIIPDSISGLENLEEMNASSNLLGTLPDSIGLLQKLRLLNVSGNKLHALPDTICQCRSLVELDVSFNSLTYLPTNIGHELVNLQKLAIQLNKIRSLPSSVCGMSSLRYLDAHFNELHGLPQAIGKLTELEYLNLSSNFTDLNELPQTFGDLSSLRELDLSNNQIHSLPDTFGHLENLKKLNLEQNPLETPPMEVVNKGPDAVRTFMSKRWLEILEEEDSKRTLAVEEQGQTGWLTRSTSWVKTYVSGVTETVSGIVGSPKSPKDPFLDQQL; encoded by the exons ATGGCGATGGATCCCAACCCCAAACGTTTCCCCATCCTTTCCTATGTCCTGGCCCGAATCCCCTCTCTCAGCCCTCGATCGCCGCGCACCGAAACCGACATCGAACAGCCTGCATCTCCCATGTCCCGCAACGCTCCGCATCATTCCCCCCATCCTTCCTCGTCCTCCCCCCGAATCGTTGATCACATGCCTCATTTATCGGACCCTAAGTTATTGGCTTCTATGACCAGCGCTATATCTGATGTCGCTAAGACCCGATCCGTCCTCAAAAACCTTGGGGAGAGACCTGACCATGAGGCTGTCGATACTGCTAAGGCTAAGCTTGCTGATGTAGAATCCAAGTTGTCTGCTAAGCTCCAGGAAATCGTGCTTTCGTCTAGGCCGGCGGATGTGGAGTTGCTCGAGTGGAGGGCTCATCTTCCTCAGCAAGAGAACGAGTGCCGGGAGGCGGCGGATAAAGAGAAGCAGGTGTATAAGGCGATTGTGCAATTGGATGCGATGCACGAGGCGTATGAGAAGATGTTGAAGGAAGCTGAGGAGAGGTTGGTGAAGATTTACGAGTCTGCGGAGAGAAAGCTGCCGGAGGAACAACGCTTGGATCCAGTCAACGAGGAGGTCAATGAGGATGTTGCGAGGATTCTTCAGGAGGCAAATGAGAAGCAAATTGATCGAGTTAGTCTCTCTGGCCGACGTTTGCGGTTCTTGCCTGAAGAATTTGGACGTATTCGGGGATTGGTTGTGCTTGATATTTCCTGCAATCAACTCAAG ATTATCCCTGATTCGATATCCGGCTTAGAAAATCTAGAAGAGATGAATGCCTCATCCAATCTTCTGGGTACATTGCCTGACTCAATTGGCTTATTGCAAAAGCTGAGACTCCTGAATGTCTCCGGGAACAAGTTGCACGCCCTTCCTGACACAATATGCCAGTGCAG GTCATTGGTGGAGTTAGATGTGAGCTTCAACAGTCTAACGTACTTGCCAACAAATATTGGCCATGAACTAGTGAATTTGCAGAAGCTTGCTATCCAGTTAAACAAAATACGTTCACTTCCCTCTTCTGTTTGTGGTATGAGCTCTTTGCGTTACCTGGATGCTCATTTCAACGAGCTTCATGGCCTTCCTCAGGCAATTGGGAAATTGACTGAACTCGAGTATCTCAACCTAAGCAGTAACTTTACTGACCTTAATGAACTTCCACAGACCTTCGGTGATTTATCCAGCCTTAGGGAACTTGATCTTAGCAATAACCAGATTCACTCTCTACCCGATACATTTGGCCATCTTGAGAATTTAAAGAAACTAAACTTGGAGCAAAATCCTCTTGAAACTCCACCCATGGAAGTCGTAAACAAAGGACCGGATGCTGTGAGGACATTCATGTCCAAGAGGTGGCTAGAAATTCTTGAGGAGGAAGATAGCAAAAGAACTCTTGCAGTGGAAGAACAAGGACAGACT